The proteins below are encoded in one region of Rhodopirellula islandica:
- a CDS encoding sensor histidine kinase: MSIISFYMISVEQQRHAVNELAAKVTDTTERLEHEIGYGGLIHNFKNYVLRPDEPEHYEKALQNARNANRLIRELERIDQGPIQGAPLPQTTRMIAQYAGQLIVVRTMADNNATAREIDAAVRFNDTSTLNELEATMHSLHQSCRVEAERLEKHTQTLMLLNILLGIGTAITLSAVSIRQHLKDLQNQVVYIQLLGESGGIWNWNRQTDEVQYGPKFRQMLGYEGTDRQSFAENFHAIRDRLHPDDLALFLENLTTQLDSRVPFSIDVRIRHRDGHCQWYRVHAHTLFDRSGSPIRTAGTIFNVEDRKKYEQELQESNRELQRFASAASHDLQEPLRAITGFSQLLQQRHAASLDEKGQGYLKHIIAGVGRMKALIDDILSLSRVGQSELEFAEIELKPCVDTALQNLSQLIQDTSPEILVAELGTVHGHAGFLAELFQNLIGNAIKFRKPGETAKIAIDCQTDQSQHLITVTDQGIGIAEKHHDQVFELFKRLHRREQIPGTGIGLALCKRIVERHHGTISLVSEEGVGTSFRISLPNNIQPNNIQAGGQE, from the coding sequence GTGTCGATCATCAGCTTTTACATGATCTCGGTTGAACAACAGCGTCATGCCGTCAACGAGCTGGCGGCGAAAGTGACTGACACCACCGAACGTCTTGAACATGAGATCGGTTACGGAGGGCTGATCCACAACTTCAAGAACTACGTGCTGCGCCCAGATGAGCCAGAGCACTACGAGAAAGCCCTCCAAAACGCGAGGAATGCAAACCGGCTGATTCGCGAATTGGAACGGATTGATCAAGGCCCGATTCAAGGTGCTCCGCTTCCACAAACCACACGCATGATCGCGCAATACGCGGGGCAGTTGATCGTCGTCCGCACCATGGCGGACAACAATGCCACGGCCCGTGAAATCGATGCTGCTGTTCGTTTCAACGACACTTCGACTCTCAACGAGTTGGAGGCGACCATGCATTCCCTTCATCAATCCTGTCGCGTCGAAGCCGAACGACTTGAAAAGCACACGCAAACGCTGATGCTTCTCAACATCCTTCTCGGAATCGGCACCGCGATCACCTTGTCGGCGGTGAGTATCCGCCAACATTTGAAAGACCTGCAGAATCAGGTGGTCTACATTCAGCTGTTGGGTGAAAGTGGGGGCATTTGGAATTGGAATCGACAAACCGACGAGGTCCAGTACGGACCCAAATTCCGTCAAATGCTCGGTTACGAGGGCACTGACCGGCAATCCTTCGCTGAGAATTTCCATGCAATCCGCGACCGTCTTCATCCAGACGACCTCGCCTTGTTCTTAGAGAATCTCACCACGCAACTCGATTCCCGCGTTCCCTTCAGCATCGATGTGCGGATTCGTCATCGAGACGGGCATTGTCAGTGGTATCGCGTGCATGCTCACACGCTGTTTGACCGATCAGGAAGCCCAATCCGGACCGCGGGTACCATCTTCAATGTGGAAGACAGAAAAAAGTACGAGCAGGAACTGCAAGAGAGCAATCGCGAACTTCAGCGGTTTGCGTCTGCCGCGTCGCATGATTTGCAGGAACCCCTGCGGGCGATCACCGGATTCAGCCAACTGTTGCAACAGCGGCACGCCGCTTCGCTCGATGAAAAAGGCCAGGGCTACCTCAAGCACATCATCGCCGGTGTGGGTCGCATGAAAGCACTGATCGACGATATTTTGAGTCTGTCTCGAGTCGGGCAATCGGAACTGGAATTCGCGGAAATCGAACTCAAACCCTGCGTCGACACCGCCCTTCAAAACCTTTCTCAATTGATCCAAGACACCTCTCCCGAAATCCTGGTCGCGGAACTGGGAACCGTTCACGGCCACGCAGGTTTCTTGGCAGAACTGTTTCAAAACTTGATTGGCAATGCGATCAAATTCCGCAAACCAGGCGAAACAGCAAAGATCGCGATCGACTGCCAGACCGATCAATCGCAGCACCTGATCACAGTCACTGACCAAGGGATCGGGATTGCAGAAAAGCACCACGACCAGGTTTTTGAACTTTTCAAACGCCTTCACCGCCGAGAACAAATTCCGGGCACAGGCATTGGCTTGGCCCTGTGCAAACGAATCGTCGAACGCCACCACGGCACCATCTCGCTGGTCTCCGAAGAGGGCGTAGGAACTTCCTTCCGAATTTCTCTTCCCAACAACATCCAACCCAACAACATCCAAGCAGGTGGGCAGGAATGA